From the genome of Bacteroides sp. MSB163, one region includes:
- a CDS encoding sigma-54-dependent transcriptional regulator, whose translation MILIIDDDSAVRSSLSFMLKRAGYEAQTVPGPREAMDVVRAEAPALILMDMNFTLSTTGEEGLTLLKQVKIFRPDVPVILMTAWGSIQLAVQGMQAGAFDFITKPWNNAALLQRIETALELTAVPKDAPEEQSETLNRSHIIGKSQGLMEVLNTVARIARTNASVLITGESGTGKELIAEAIHINSQRVKQPFVKVNLGGISQSLFESEMFGHKKGAFTDATTDRVGRFELANKGTIFLDEIGDLDPSCQVKLLRVLQDQTFEVLGDSRPRKTDIRVVSATNADLRKMVSERTFREDLFYRINLITVKLPALRERREDIPLLARHFADRQAEINGLPRTEFSADALNFLSRLPYPGNIRELKNLVERTILVSGKPTLDASDFDAQYLRHDEPVKASESSSLAGMTLDEIERQTILQALDRHKGNLSQVAMTLGISRAALYRRLEKFNITVNEK comes from the coding sequence ATGATACTGATAATCGACGATGATAGTGCCGTACGTTCTTCCCTCAGTTTTATGCTGAAACGTGCAGGATATGAAGCGCAAACTGTTCCCGGACCGCGCGAAGCAATGGATGTGGTGCGTGCCGAGGCACCTGCCCTCATTTTGATGGACATGAACTTCACCCTTTCCACAACGGGAGAAGAGGGATTGACTTTGCTGAAGCAAGTGAAAATATTCCGCCCTGATGTACCCGTTATCCTGATGACAGCATGGGGTAGTATACAACTTGCCGTGCAGGGTATGCAGGCAGGCGCGTTCGACTTTATCACGAAGCCGTGGAACAATGCTGCTTTGCTGCAACGCATCGAGACAGCCCTTGAACTGACTGCCGTCCCGAAAGATGCACCGGAAGAACAGAGTGAGACGTTGAACCGCAGCCATATCATCGGAAAATCTCAGGGATTGATGGAAGTGTTGAATACGGTGGCACGCATTGCGCGTACCAATGCTTCGGTGCTGATTACCGGTGAGAGTGGAACAGGTAAAGAATTGATTGCCGAAGCCATCCACATCAACAGCCAGCGGGTGAAACAGCCGTTTGTAAAAGTCAACCTGGGCGGTATCTCGCAGAGTCTTTTTGAAAGTGAAATGTTCGGTCATAAGAAAGGTGCTTTTACAGATGCGACAACAGACCGTGTAGGGCGCTTTGAACTTGCCAACAAGGGTACTATCTTCTTGGATGAAATTGGTGACCTTGATCCTTCCTGCCAGGTGAAACTGCTTCGTGTATTGCAGGATCAGACGTTTGAAGTGCTGGGTGACAGCCGTCCCCGCAAGACGGATATCCGTGTGGTATCCGCCACCAATGCTGACCTCCGCAAGATGGTATCGGAACGTACATTCCGCGAAGATTTGTTCTATCGTATCAATCTGATAACTGTTAAGCTGCCTGCCCTTCGCGAACGCCGTGAAGATATTCCTTTGCTGGCACGTCACTTTGCCGACCGTCAGGCAGAGATCAACGGACTACCCCGCACGGAATTTTCGGCAGATGCCCTGAACTTCCTTTCCCGTTTGCCTTATCCGGGAAATATCCGTGAATTGAAGAACCTTGTGGAGCGTACGATTCTCGTCAGCGGGAAGCCGACACTGGATGCTTCGGATTTCGATGCACAATATCTGCGTCATGATGAACCGGTGAAGGCCTCGGAATCATCGTCTCTGGCAGGCATGACGCTGGATGAAATAGAGCGTCAGACTATTTTGCAGGCACTCGATCGCCATAAGGGAAATCTCAGTCAGGTAGCTATGACACTCGGCATCAGTCGTGCCGCGCTCTATCGCCGACTGGAAAAGTTTAATATAACGGTTAATGAAAAGTGA
- a CDS encoding TolC family protein, with amino-acid sequence MKRNILLAAWMLFPFAAFAQNDTLTNKRERLITLNEAIALARTQSVDAAVALNELKTSYWEYRTFRADLLPEVNLNGTLPNYNKSYSRYQNSDGSYSFVRNNTLGLSGTLSIDQNLWFTGGKLSLASSLEYIKQLGSGGDKRFMSVPVSLELSQPIFGVNNLKWNRRIEPVRYAEAKAAFITATEQVTMKTITYFFNLLLAKENLKTAYQNKVNADRLYEVAMAKRKMGQISENDLLQLKLNALQGKADVTEAESNLNAKMFQLRSFLGLSEDESLNPMLPNSAPDMKMEYNLVLNKALDRNSFAQNIRRRQLEADYEVATARGNLRSIDLFASVGYTGQDRDLTSAYKGLLDNQIVQVGVKVPILDWGKRRGKVRVAKSNREVVLSRIRQEQMDFNQDIFLLVANFNNQAQQLGIAQEADGIAEKRYKTSVETFMIGQISTLDLNDAQKSKDEARQKHISELYYYWYYFYQIRSLTLWDFERNCELEADFEEIVRD; translated from the coding sequence ATGAAAAGGAATATTTTACTCGCAGCTTGGATGCTATTTCCGTTCGCCGCTTTTGCACAGAACGATACATTGACAAACAAACGTGAACGTCTCATCACTTTAAATGAAGCGATAGCTTTGGCACGTACCCAGTCAGTGGATGCCGCCGTAGCGCTGAATGAATTGAAGACTTCATACTGGGAATATCGTACTTTCCGTGCCGACCTGTTACCGGAAGTGAATCTGAACGGTACTTTACCTAATTACAATAAATCTTACAGTAGATATCAAAACTCGGATGGTTCCTACTCATTCGTGCGTAACAATACGCTGGGACTTTCCGGAACGCTCTCCATAGACCAGAACTTATGGTTTACGGGCGGTAAACTGTCACTGGCCTCTTCTCTTGAATATATCAAGCAATTAGGCTCCGGAGGAGATAAACGGTTTATGTCCGTCCCCGTCAGCCTGGAATTGTCGCAACCTATTTTCGGAGTGAACAACTTGAAATGGAACCGTCGTATTGAACCGGTGAGATATGCAGAAGCAAAAGCTGCCTTTATCACTGCTACGGAACAGGTGACGATGAAGACAATCACTTATTTCTTCAATCTGCTGCTGGCAAAAGAAAATTTGAAAACTGCTTACCAGAATAAAGTGAATGCCGACCGCCTCTATGAAGTGGCAATGGCAAAGCGCAAGATGGGGCAGATTTCTGAAAATGATCTGTTACAGTTGAAATTGAATGCTTTGCAAGGCAAGGCGGATGTGACGGAAGCGGAGAGTAACCTGAATGCGAAAATGTTCCAGTTGCGTTCCTTCCTCGGTTTGTCGGAAGACGAGAGCCTGAATCCGATGTTGCCGAATTCTGCACCGGATATGAAGATGGAATATAATCTTGTATTGAACAAAGCTCTGGATCGGAACTCGTTTGCACAGAATATCCGTCGTCGCCAGTTGGAAGCGGACTATGAAGTGGCTACGGCTCGCGGAAATTTGCGCAGCATAGACTTGTTTGCCAGTGTGGGTTATACAGGGCAGGATCGTGATTTGACATCCGCTTACAAGGGGCTGCTGGATAATCAGATTGTGCAGGTAGGTGTGAAAGTACCTATCTTGGACTGGGGAAAACGCCGAGGAAAAGTACGTGTGGCAAAGAGTAACCGTGAAGTGGTGCTTTCCAGAATCCGTCAGGAACAGATGGACTTCAATCAGGATATTTTCCTGCTCGTAGCGAACTTCAATAATCAGGCACAACAATTGGGCATTGCACAGGAAGCTGACGGCATTGCCGAGAAACGTTATAAAACCAGTGTGGAAACCTTTATGATCGGACAAATCAGTACGCTGGACCTGAACGACGCACAGAAATCAAAAGATGAAGCAAGACAGAAACATATTTCCGAGCTCTATTATTATTGGTACTATTTCTATCAAATCCGCAGTCTGACACTTTGGGATTTTGAACGGAATTGCGAACTGGAGGCGGACTTTGAAGAAATTGTGAGAGACTGA
- the aspT gene encoding aspartate-alanine antiporter, which translates to MEWIINQLRERPELAIFLTLFLGFWLGKLRIGKFSLGTVTSVLLVGVLVGQLKIDVPGPIKSVFFLLFLFAVGYKVGPQFFRGLKKDGLPQVGFAVLMCVSVLVVTWLLALVMGYNPGEAAGLLAGSQTISAVIGVAEDTMANMGLDEAQRQSYINIIPVSYAVTYVFGTAGSAWVLSSLGPKLLGGLEKVKAACKELEAKMGSSEADEPGFMHAARPVTFRAYKIENEWFKQGRRVIDLEMYFQKDGKRLFVERLRKQGVVRDVSPNTVLNIGDEVVLSGRREFVIGEEDWIGNEIQDAQLLDFPAETLPVTVTKKTFAGKTVANIRRHKFMHGVSIRSIKRAGIEIPVLAQTKLDAGDVIEVVGTKQEVESAAVQIGYVDRPTHQTDMIFVGLGILIGGLFGALSIHIGGVPISLSTSGGALIAGLFFGWLRSKHPTFGRIPEASLWVLNNVGLNMFIAVVGIAAGPSFVQGFRDVGLSLFIVGAIATTLPLIIGLLLGKYVFKFHPAITLGCCAGARTTTAALGAIQDAVESETPALGYTVTYAVGNTLLIIWGVVIVLLI; encoded by the coding sequence ATGGAATGGATAATAAACCAGCTTAGGGAGCGCCCCGAACTTGCCATATTCCTCACCCTGTTTCTGGGGTTTTGGCTTGGCAAGCTACGCATCGGAAAGTTCAGCTTGGGGACGGTCACAAGCGTATTGCTTGTAGGCGTATTGGTAGGACAGTTAAAGATTGACGTGCCAGGTCCCATCAAATCCGTGTTCTTTCTTCTCTTTCTGTTCGCCGTCGGATATAAAGTAGGGCCGCAGTTCTTCCGCGGACTGAAAAAGGACGGACTTCCCCAGGTAGGATTTGCCGTACTGATGTGTGTATCGGTATTAGTGGTAACCTGGCTTCTAGCCCTCGTGATGGGCTACAATCCCGGTGAAGCCGCCGGATTACTGGCAGGTTCGCAGACCATCTCCGCCGTCATCGGAGTAGCCGAAGACACCATGGCAAACATGGGACTGGACGAAGCGCAACGTCAAAGTTATATCAATATCATCCCCGTATCATACGCTGTGACTTACGTTTTCGGTACGGCAGGTTCAGCCTGGGTACTCTCCTCCCTCGGTCCCAAACTATTGGGCGGACTGGAGAAAGTTAAAGCTGCCTGCAAAGAACTGGAAGCCAAAATGGGTAGTTCCGAGGCAGACGAACCGGGCTTCATGCACGCCGCACGCCCCGTAACCTTCCGCGCCTACAAGATAGAGAACGAATGGTTCAAACAAGGCCGTCGGGTAATCGACCTGGAAATGTACTTCCAGAAAGATGGCAAACGCCTGTTCGTAGAGCGCCTGCGTAAGCAAGGAGTCGTTCGGGATGTATCCCCGAATACCGTATTGAATATAGGAGACGAAGTAGTTCTCAGCGGACGCCGTGAATTCGTTATCGGCGAAGAGGACTGGATAGGCAATGAAATACAGGACGCACAGTTGCTTGATTTCCCGGCAGAGACGTTACCTGTCACAGTCACAAAGAAAACGTTCGCCGGAAAGACAGTGGCGAATATCCGCCGGCACAAATTCATGCATGGCGTCAGTATCCGCAGCATCAAGCGTGCGGGAATTGAAATACCCGTATTGGCACAGACCAAATTGGATGCCGGCGACGTCATCGAAGTAGTAGGCACCAAGCAAGAAGTGGAAAGTGCCGCTGTACAAATAGGATATGTGGATCGGCCTACCCACCAAACGGATATGATATTCGTTGGATTAGGTATTCTGATAGGTGGTTTGTTCGGTGCATTATCCATCCACATCGGTGGTGTCCCCATCAGTCTGAGTACGAGCGGCGGCGCATTGATAGCCGGATTATTCTTCGGTTGGCTGCGCAGCAAGCATCCTACGTTCGGACGTATCCCCGAAGCTTCCCTGTGGGTACTGAATAATGTAGGGCTAAATATGTTCATCGCTGTAGTGGGAATAGCTGCCGGACCGAGTTTCGTACAGGGTTTCCGGGATGTCGGACTCAGTTTATTCATTGTAGGTGCCATAGCTACTACCCTGCCGTTAATCATCGGTTTACTACTGGGTAAGTACGTCTTCAAGTTCCACCCTGCAATAACACTGGGATGCTGTGCCGGAGCACGTACAACGACAGCCGCACTGGGAGCAATACAAGATGCAGTGGAAAGCGAAACGCCTGCGCTGGGTTATACGGTAACGTATGCTGTGGGCAACACCTTATTAATAATATGGGGTGTCGTCATCGTACTCCTGATTTAA
- a CDS encoding DUF5686 and carboxypeptidase-like regulatory domain-containing protein, with the protein MRFTFLRILLFISLCWMSLPLWAQYMVQGVVTDSLTREPLPYTSVYLKGTTEGGMTNDKGQFSFKTYRPQAVLVISAVGYNEYTRLIHPARNVRFNIALSPATYALNEVVVKPKRERYKKKDNPAVEFVRQMIEHRDDYSPKELDFWQRDRYEKMTFAINNFDSVKQQKWLYRKFKFLTDYVDTSAVTGKPVLAVSNRELLATDYYRKSPKSQKQRVHARRQAGVDEMLSQQGMEQAISVTMTDVDIYENNITLFTNKFVSPLSSLGPSFYKYYLMDTLTIAGQPCVDLTFVPFNSESFGFTGHLYVTLDSTYFVRRATMNFPQKINLNFVDYMSLEQNFTRGADGTRQLADEHITTEFKLVDNSDGIYAKRDVYYRNYVYKPSADALSAFKKPEKVIEPAEATHRTEAYWDDNRQVEVSKKETSVDKMMAQLRTYPVYYWTEKTLKVLFTGYIPAPKEKEPLFYIGMMNTTISGNTLEGVRLRAGGMTTAWLNPHLFYKGYMAYGFKDHRMKGMAEVEYSFHKKKEYANEFPIHSLKARYTSDVNQYGQHYLYTSQDNVFLSLKRQKDDRIGYQRKAELTYNNEFHSGFSFQLTSRFRQDESSYLIPFLKQDEMATPVKKISNTEFEVKLRYAPNEKFFQTQWNRFPVSLDAPVFSLSHTMAAKGMLGGDYTYQYTEAGFQKRFWFSAFGYTDVILKAGKVWNKVPFPLLIIPNANLSYTIQPESYSLMNAMEFMNDEYASWDVTYYLNGFLFNRVPLLKKLKWREVLSFRGLYGNLSDKNNPTVSNDLFRFPATTSYMGDTPYMEVGVGVENILKVLRFDYVWRLTYRNLPGIDKSGLRISLHMTF; encoded by the coding sequence ATGAGGTTTACTTTTTTAAGGATTTTATTGTTCATCAGCCTTTGCTGGATGAGTTTGCCCCTGTGGGCACAATATATGGTACAAGGTGTTGTCACAGACTCGTTAACTCGTGAGCCTCTGCCTTATACATCTGTGTATCTGAAAGGTACTACCGAGGGAGGTATGACCAACGACAAAGGACAGTTTTCTTTCAAGACCTATCGTCCCCAAGCCGTGCTGGTGATTTCTGCCGTTGGATATAATGAGTATACCCGCCTCATTCACCCGGCACGCAATGTTCGCTTCAACATCGCCCTTTCTCCGGCAACATATGCGCTGAACGAGGTGGTAGTGAAACCCAAACGGGAGCGGTATAAGAAAAAAGATAATCCCGCCGTGGAATTTGTGCGACAAATGATAGAACATCGGGATGACTATTCGCCCAAAGAGTTGGACTTCTGGCAACGGGATCGTTATGAGAAGATGACCTTTGCCATCAACAATTTCGACAGCGTAAAGCAACAGAAGTGGCTTTATCGTAAATTCAAGTTCCTGACGGACTATGTGGATACTTCCGCCGTTACGGGAAAGCCCGTGCTTGCCGTTTCCAACCGTGAGCTGCTGGCTACGGACTATTACCGCAAATCTCCCAAAAGCCAGAAACAGCGCGTACATGCCCGCCGACAGGCCGGTGTGGATGAGATGCTTTCGCAGCAAGGCATGGAGCAAGCTATCAGTGTGACGATGACAGATGTAGATATTTATGAGAACAACATCACGCTGTTTACCAATAAGTTCGTGAGTCCACTCTCTTCCCTGGGGCCTTCATTCTATAAATATTATCTGATGGATACGCTTACGATAGCGGGTCAGCCTTGTGTGGATCTGACGTTCGTACCCTTCAATTCCGAGTCCTTCGGTTTTACGGGACACTTGTACGTTACTTTGGATAGTACCTATTTTGTGCGTCGTGCCACCATGAACTTTCCACAGAAAATCAATCTGAATTTTGTGGATTATATGTCTCTTGAACAGAACTTTACCCGTGGGGCAGACGGTACGCGCCAGTTGGCTGACGAGCATATCACCACCGAATTCAAGCTGGTGGACAACAGTGACGGTATCTATGCCAAGCGGGATGTATATTACAGGAACTATGTGTATAAACCTTCTGCGGATGCCCTTTCGGCCTTTAAGAAGCCGGAAAAAGTGATTGAGCCGGCCGAAGCAACGCATCGCACGGAAGCTTACTGGGACGATAACCGTCAGGTGGAAGTCAGCAAGAAGGAAACTTCCGTTGATAAAATGATGGCGCAGCTTCGCACGTATCCTGTCTATTACTGGACGGAGAAGACCTTGAAAGTGTTGTTTACCGGATACATACCCGCACCTAAAGAGAAAGAACCCCTGTTCTATATAGGTATGATGAATACCACCATAAGCGGTAACACCCTGGAAGGTGTGCGTCTGCGTGCGGGAGGTATGACTACGGCATGGCTGAATCCACACCTCTTTTATAAGGGATATATGGCGTATGGTTTTAAAGACCATCGGATGAAGGGAATGGCGGAAGTGGAATACTCTTTCCATAAGAAGAAGGAGTATGCCAACGAATTTCCTATTCACTCTTTGAAAGCACGATATACCTCGGATGTAAACCAATACGGACAACATTACCTCTATACCAGTCAGGACAACGTATTCCTGAGCTTGAAGCGCCAGAAGGACGACCGGATAGGCTATCAGCGCAAGGCGGAACTGACTTATAACAATGAGTTCCATTCCGGTTTCTCCTTTCAGCTCACATCCCGCTTCCGGCAGGATGAGTCTTCGTATCTTATCCCTTTCCTGAAACAGGATGAGATGGCAACGCCCGTGAAGAAAATATCGAATACCGAGTTTGAAGTAAAATTGCGTTATGCGCCGAATGAAAAATTCTTTCAGACGCAATGGAACCGCTTTCCGGTATCGCTGGATGCTCCGGTCTTCTCGCTTTCGCATACGATGGCTGCAAAAGGAATGTTGGGCGGTGATTATACCTATCAATATACAGAGGCAGGTTTTCAGAAACGTTTCTGGTTTTCGGCCTTTGGCTATACGGACGTTATCCTGAAAGCTGGAAAAGTTTGGAATAAAGTACCTTTCCCGCTACTGATTATCCCGAACGCTAACCTCTCTTATACCATTCAGCCGGAGTCTTACTCCCTGATGAATGCCATGGAGTTTATGAACGATGAATATGCTTCGTGGGACGTTACTTACTATCTAAATGGCTTTTTGTTCAACCGCGTACCTTTGCTGAAAAAGTTGAAATGGCGTGAAGTCCTTTCGTTTCGGGGATTGTACGGGAATTTGAGCGACAAAAATAATCCGACAGTCAGCAATGACCTTTTTCGTTTTCCCGCTACAACCTCTTATATGGGCGATACTCCTTATATGGAAGTGGGTGTCGGTGTGGAGAATATTTTGAAGGTTCTCCGTTTCGATTATGTCTGGCGATTAACTTACAGAAATCTGCCTGGAATTGATAAATCCGGTCTTAGAATCAGTCTGCACATGACCTTTTAA
- the aspD gene encoding aspartate 4-decarboxylase, which translates to MDTKNFEKKMETISPFELKNQLIDMADESLKKTARTMLNAGRGNPNWIATIPREAFFLLGQFGLEECRRVMNLPEGIAGIPQKEGIASRFEAFLKKNNAAHGAKLLEQTYNYLLMQHAADPDSLVHEWTEAVIGDQYPVPDRILHFTEILVQDYLSQEMCDNRPPHGTFDLFATEGGTAAMCYLFDSLQENFLLDKGDGIALMVPAFTPYIEIPQLSRYQFNMIELHADRMTDDGFHLWQYNDKDIDRLKNPAIKALFVTNPSNPPSYALSPETMARIVDIVKNDNPNLMVITDDVYGTFSPHFRSFMAELPHNTLCVYSFSKYFGATGWRDAVIALHEDNIYDKQIARLPEDKRNALNRRYSSLTLHPEKMKFIDRMVADSRQVALNHTAGLSLPQQMQMSLFASFALLDKENKYKLKMMEIIEKRLYALWDNTGFTLIKDPLRVGYYTEIDMLVWAKKFYGDDFVEYLKRTYSPLNVVFRLAKETSLVLLNGGGFDGPEWSIRASLANLNEKDYVVIGQGIKRILDEYAKDWKKDK; encoded by the coding sequence ATGGATACCAAGAATTTTGAAAAGAAAATGGAAACGATCAGCCCATTCGAGCTGAAAAACCAATTGATCGATATGGCCGATGAAAGCCTGAAGAAAACTGCCCGCACGATGCTGAACGCCGGACGCGGTAATCCTAACTGGATAGCTACCATCCCTCGCGAAGCTTTCTTCCTCCTGGGACAGTTCGGACTGGAAGAATGTCGCCGCGTCATGAACCTCCCCGAAGGTATCGCCGGAATTCCTCAAAAAGAAGGCATTGCCTCCCGCTTCGAAGCCTTCCTCAAAAAGAACAACGCCGCCCACGGTGCCAAACTCCTGGAGCAAACCTATAACTACCTGTTAATGCAACATGCCGCCGATCCCGACTCCCTGGTGCATGAATGGACAGAAGCCGTCATCGGCGACCAGTACCCTGTGCCCGACCGCATCCTGCACTTCACCGAAATACTGGTGCAAGATTATCTGTCGCAAGAAATGTGCGATAACCGCCCTCCACACGGCACATTCGACCTCTTTGCCACCGAAGGCGGAACCGCCGCCATGTGTTACCTCTTCGACTCCCTCCAGGAGAACTTCCTGCTGGATAAAGGTGACGGCATCGCCCTGATGGTGCCCGCATTCACCCCCTACATTGAAATTCCGCAACTGAGTCGCTACCAGTTCAACATGATAGAACTGCATGCCGACCGCATGACGGATGACGGATTCCACCTCTGGCAATACAATGACAAGGACATCGACCGCCTGAAAAATCCCGCCATCAAAGCGCTCTTCGTGACCAATCCCAGCAATCCGCCCAGTTACGCCCTCAGCCCGGAGACGATGGCACGCATTGTCGATATCGTGAAGAATGATAACCCCAACCTGATGGTTATCACGGATGATGTATACGGCACATTCAGCCCGCACTTCCGCTCATTCATGGCTGAACTGCCACACAATACGCTTTGCGTATATTCCTTCTCCAAATATTTCGGAGCTACCGGTTGGCGTGATGCCGTCATCGCCCTGCACGAAGACAACATCTACGACAAGCAAATCGCCCGCCTGCCGGAAGATAAACGCAATGCGCTGAACCGCCGTTACTCAAGTCTGACTCTGCATCCCGAAAAAATGAAGTTCATCGACCGTATGGTAGCTGACAGCCGACAGGTTGCACTAAACCATACCGCCGGCCTGTCATTACCCCAACAGATGCAAATGAGTTTATTCGCTTCCTTCGCCCTGCTAGATAAGGAAAATAAATATAAACTGAAGATGATGGAAATCATTGAAAAACGTCTGTATGCCTTGTGGGATAATACGGGATTCACGTTGATAAAAGACCCACTCCGTGTAGGGTATTATACAGAGATCGACATGCTGGTATGGGCAAAGAAATTCTATGGAGATGATTTCGTAGAATACCTGAAACGTACCTACAGCCCGCTGAACGTCGTATTCCGCCTGGCGAAAGAAACGTCTCTCGTCCTGCTGAACGGCGGTGGTTTCGATGGTCCGGAATGGAGCATACGCGCCTCGCTTGCCAACCTGAACGAAAAGGACTATGTGGTCATCGGCCAGGGAATAAAAAGGATACTGGATGAGTATGCTAAGGATTGGAAGAAAGATAAATGA
- a CDS encoding sensor histidine kinase — MRIKFYFSILVLFLLGLGGALLYLAKGMQILHLYIVEGIIACILVFLVVFYRKIVKPMNIIGSGMELLREQDFSSRLSKVGQYESDRIVNVFNRMMEQLKNERLRLREQNHFLDLLIQASPMGVVITTLNGEISQLNPMGLKMMGVRLEEIMGKKIENIDSPLAEELANISKDQTAVVRLNDSNIYKCTHSSFIDRGFHHPFYLIEKMTDEVMRAEKKAYEKVIRMIAHEVNNTTAGITSTLDTVEQALSTEEDMEDICDVMRVCTERCFSMSRFITRFADVVKIPEPTLVTGKLNELASMCKRFMEGMCNDRNILLWLECDPKLEPVRFDAALLEQVLVNIIKNAAESIEHAPEGTIQQGRVVVRTIAPTTIEVVDNGPGITKETEAKLFSPFFSTKPNGQGIGLVFIREVLTRHGCTFSLRTYSDGLTRFRIIFP, encoded by the coding sequence GTGAGAATAAAGTTCTATTTCTCCATACTTGTCCTCTTCCTCCTGGGGTTAGGTGGTGCTCTTCTCTACTTGGCGAAGGGGATGCAGATATTGCATCTTTACATTGTAGAGGGGATCATTGCGTGTATCCTGGTGTTTTTGGTTGTCTTTTACCGTAAAATCGTGAAGCCGATGAATATTATCGGCAGCGGTATGGAATTGCTGCGCGAACAGGATTTCAGCAGCAGGCTCAGCAAAGTAGGGCAATACGAGTCGGACCGCATTGTAAATGTGTTCAACCGTATGATGGAGCAATTGAAGAACGAACGTTTGCGCTTGCGCGAGCAAAATCATTTTCTAGACTTGCTAATCCAGGCTTCGCCAATGGGAGTTGTCATTACCACACTGAACGGTGAAATATCCCAGCTTAATCCGATGGGATTGAAGATGATGGGAGTACGCCTGGAAGAGATTATGGGAAAGAAAATAGAGAATATAGACTCTCCTTTAGCTGAAGAACTGGCGAATATCTCAAAAGATCAGACGGCAGTGGTGCGTCTGAATGACTCGAATATCTATAAGTGTACCCATTCCTCTTTTATCGACAGAGGTTTTCATCATCCTTTCTATCTGATAGAGAAGATGACGGACGAGGTGATGCGTGCTGAAAAGAAAGCGTATGAGAAGGTGATCCGTATGATTGCGCACGAGGTGAACAATACGACGGCGGGTATTACATCTACTCTCGATACCGTGGAGCAAGCCCTTTCCACCGAAGAGGATATGGAGGATATCTGCGATGTAATGCGCGTTTGTACCGAACGTTGCTTCTCCATGAGCCGCTTTATCACCCGTTTTGCCGATGTCGTGAAGATTCCTGAGCCCACCTTGGTTACGGGCAAACTGAATGAATTGGCCTCAATGTGTAAACGCTTTATGGAGGGTATGTGCAATGACCGGAATATTCTTCTCTGGCTGGAATGTGATCCGAAGCTGGAACCGGTACGCTTTGACGCGGCATTGCTGGAACAGGTGTTGGTGAATATTATCAAGAATGCTGCGGAAAGTATCGAACATGCACCCGAAGGAACGATCCAGCAGGGTAGGGTTGTAGTCCGTACAATTGCTCCTACCACGATTGAAGTGGTAGATAATGGCCCTGGGATAACAAAAGAGACTGAAGCAAAGCTCTTCAGTCCTTTCTTTTCTACCAAACCGAACGGGCAGGGAATCGGTCTGGTGTTTATTCGCGAGGTGCTTACCCGTCATGGGTGTACGTTCTCTTTACGCACGTACAGTGATGGGTTGACACGGTTCCGCATTATTTTTCCGTAA